Proteins encoded together in one Impatiens glandulifera chromosome 1, dImpGla2.1, whole genome shotgun sequence window:
- the LOC124919924 gene encoding tetratricopeptide repeat domain-containing protein PYG7, chloroplastic, with protein sequence MMILFTSIPCVHPKFDYLASHSSFRTPRDAVVLASLLSSPKITSRIKLMQPTSKSSSFDNTPLISMASGKMMGFNMFDKRVTAIDGGYKLRWDVLKSPPFISMNAGAISWLISGQVAQASEEIHMNVVYETGELFELGIQLSYLLLLLALLGVGTFFVIRQVLVRRELDLSAKELQEQVRSGDGSATELFELGAVMLRRKVYPAATKYLLQAIQKWDGDDQDLAQVYNALGVTYARDEKLEKAITQFENAVKLQPGYVTAWNNLGDAYEKKNDLKAALNAFEEVLLFDPNNQLARPRRDFLKDKVKMYRDVPIKSKQQR encoded by the exons ATGATGATCCTCTTTACATCTATTCCCTGCGTGCATCCAAAATTCGATTACCTTGCTTCCCACTCTTCATTCCGTACCCCTCGGGATGCTGTGGTCTTGGCATCGTTGCTCTCATCACCGAAGATAACATCAAGGATCAAGTTGATGCAACCCACTTCGAAATCTTCGAGCTTTGACAACACCCCTTTGATTTCCATGGCCTCGGGGAAGATGATGGGTTTTAATATGTTTGACAAGCGCGTTACGGCTATTGATGGGGGCTAT AAACTACGATGGGATGTTTTGAAAAGTCCACCTTTCATCTCAATGAATGCTGGAG CAATATCCTGGTTGATATCTGGGCAAGTGGCTCAAGCAAGTGAAGAAATCCATATGAATGTGGTTTATGAAACCGGGGAGTTATTTGAATTGGGAATTCAGCTATCATATTTGCTTTTATTGCTTGCTCTGCTTGGGGTTGGAACTTTTTTTGTAATCCGTCAAGTCCTTGTTCGTAGAGAACTTGACCTTTCCGCCAAAGAATTGCAA GAACAAGTAAGAAGCGGTGATGGCAGTGCTACTGAGTTATTTGAACTTGGTGCAGTGATGCTGAGAAGAAAAGTATACCCAGCAGCAACCAAATACTTGCTTCAGGCTATCCAAAAATGGGATGGCGATGATCAGGATCTTGCTCAA GTCTACAACGCCCTTGGTGTGACTTATGCCCGTGATGAAAAACTTGAAAAGGCAATAACCCAGTTTGAAAATGCAGTGAAGCTTCAACCCGGTTATGTCACAGCTTGGAACAATCTCGGCGATGCTTACGAAAAGAAGAATGATTTGAAGGCTGCTTTGAATGCATTTGAGGAAGTACTACTATTTGATCCAAACAACCAGCTTGCACGGCCAAGGAGAGATTTTTTGAAGGACAAAGTGAAAATGTACAGAGATGTTCCTATTAAATCAAAACAACAACGATGA
- the LOC124945344 gene encoding aspartic proteinase nepenthesin-1-like, with amino-acid sequence MASFPRFLTAAIILTILFFVSPSNSTSRGPLLNHQLTYKENTGFRVSLTHVDSGANFTTFERLQRAMKRGNNRLNQLNGLMASSDDLSSLVYPGNGEFLMNLSIGTPPTEFIAIMDTGSDLIWTQCRPCQNCYDQSTPIFDPQGSSSFLKLSCYSHQCGELPSSVCRSDGCEYTYTYGDYSSTQGIMATETFTFGNISVANLGFGCGEDNQGNGFTQGTGLVGFGRGPLSLVSQLREPAFSYCFTSIYSMQTSTLLVGPLALNSIGTNVSRQKTTPIYTNPSRSSLYYIHLQGITVGTVSLPIERSSLAIRSDGSGGMIIDSGTTVTYLENSVFDLVKAEFINQVKFKVDDSGVTGFDLCFVVPNGTLYIQVPRLVFHFEDADVEFPANNYMQADSTLGLMCLIMDGSNGLSIFGNLMQQNIMVVHDLNKETISFIPTQCDKIRS; translated from the coding sequence ATGGCTTCATTTCCACGTTTTCTTACTGCCGCCATAATCTTAACCATACTATTCTTCGTTTCTCCCTCTAACTCTACTTCCCGAGGCCCACTCCTCAACCACCAACTTACCTACAAAGAAAACACAGGATTCCGTGTTAGCCTAACGCATGTTGACTCCGGCGCAAACTTCACCACGTTCGAAAGATTACAACGAGCCATGAAACGAGGAAACAACCGTCTAAACCAGCTCAACGGTTTAATGGCATCTTCAGATGATCTATCGTCTCTTGTTTATCCAGGAAATGGAGAGTTCTTGATGAATCTTTCTATAGGAACTCCCCCGACAGAATTCATTGCTATAATGGACACGGGTAGTGATCTGATATGGACACAGTGTAGGCCTTGCCAAAATTGTTATGATCAGTCAACACCCATATTTGATCCCCAgggttcttcttctttcttgaaGCTCTCTTGCTATAGTCATCAATGTGGTGAACTACCTTCCTCCGTATGTAGATCGGATGGTTGTGAATATACGTATACATACGGTGATTATTCCTCAACACAAGGGATTATGGCCACGGAAACATTTACCTTCGGTAATATATCCGTGGCCAATTTAGGGTTTGGATGTGGAGAGGATAATCAGGGAAATGGTTTTACCCAGGGAACGGGGTTGGTTGGGTTTGGTCGTGGCCCGCTATCTCTTGTATCACAATTACGAGAGCCCGCTTTCTCTTATTGTTTCACCTCGATTTACTCCATGCAAACTAGTACTCTATTAGTCGGGCCTTTGGCCTTGAACTCGATTGGTACTAACGTGTCACGTCAAAAAACAACTCCTATCTACACTAATCCATCTCGATCTTCTCTTTACTACATTCACCTTCAAGGAATAACCGTTGGCACCGTATCATTGCCGATTGAGAGATCTAGTTTAGCGATAAGAAGTGATGGTAGTGGTGGTATGATCATAGATTCTGGAACGACAGTCACGTACTTGGAGAATAGTGTTTTTGACCTAGTGAAGGCAGAGTTCATCAACCAGGTGAAGTTTAAAGTTGATGATTCTGGAGTAACAGGGTTTGACCTATGCTTTGTAGTGCCAAATGGAACTTTATATATCCAGGTTCCGAGGCTTGTATTCCACTTTGAAGATGCGGACGTGGAGTTTCCTGCAAATAACTACATGCAGGCGGATTCTACCCTAGGTTTGATGTGTTTGATTATGGATGGATCCAATGGGTTGTCGATATTTGGAAATTTAATGCAGCAGAACATAATGGTTGTTCATGATTTGAACAAGGAGACTATATCTTTCATACCAACTCAATGTGATAAGATAAGATCATGA